GTGGATatcatcattactgtcatctaggaggggtcctataatacgtgggtgtctacccccccacccctaaaccgcccaccccgcagccgtgcccatcttaccgggcactctcaggagagggaggatcggtgacactgggcgcggcactgggtaactcgagggggtggaagaccacgagtgtcgaggaagcccccccgctctaggccaccaggtaactcaggagggtggaagaccacgagtgtcgaggaagcccccccgctctgggcccaggctagcctgaacacttctccctcctgaaagctgctgtgttataccttctgattgcgttgttttgttgcatagttgttttgttttctttggtaattctgtaagcgttaccaataaactttctttctgtttcaaaaaaaaaaaaaaaaaaaaaaaccgcctctgttaccttacccagggaaaagggacctgcttaatctggggctaatatatctgccttccatctataaaaccagggtaaggaggttggccaatgaagtctcctgtgactgtggggcctatttccgatcctcggtccgtttaTGTGTCTGGGCAGAgctcctctgggcggcgtccactgactcccttgatgcctttgaggagcagtgggcgctgtccggggttctctgctcggtgaccccgtccggttccctccgtctgaccctttgattgaggggaagagcgagagacgccagccccagcctttgCCGCTGTGGATatcatcattactgtcatctaggaggggtcctataatacatgggtgtctacccccccacccctaaaccgcccaccccgcagccgtgcccatcttaccgggcactctcaggagagggaggatcggtgacactgggcgcggcactgggtaactcgagggggtggaagaccacgagtgtcgaggaagcccccccgctctaggccaccaggtaactcaggagggtggaagaccacgagtgtcgaggaagcccccccgctctgggcccaggctagcctgaacacttctccctcctgaaagctgctgtgttataccttctgattgcattgttttgttgcatagttgttttgttttttttggtaattctgtaagcattaccaataaactttctttctgttttaaaaaaaaaaaaaaaaaaaaaaaaaaccgcctctgttaccttacccagggaaaagggacctgcttaatccggggctaatatatctgccttccatctataaaaccagggtaaggaggttggccaatgaagtctcctgtgactgtggggcctatttccgatcctcggtccgtttaTGTGTCTGGGCAGAgctcctctgggcggcgtccactgactcccttgatgcctttgaggagcagtgggcgctgtccggggttctctgcttggtgtctccGTCCGGTTCCCTTAGTTTGGCCCTTTGACCAcgctcctgtccctgttgtttcattagttgtcccccatactcACTgggcttccaggtcctgtggatccccctcataggctgggggggatcctttggCAGTGGGCGGGCTTCTGCTTGCctacttcctggatcccaataggatcattCTCCTGAAGCCAtgtggcccaaccctgtcacagagATCAATGATTGTTTTAAGATCTGAGATCTCCTAGTTCATTAACAGACAGGGACATAAACTAATACTAAACAGTACACCAGTGGAAAACTGGCAACTGCACACAGGAGATCTTTCCTACCCCTAATGGTTCCCAAGAAATCTGACCTTAAAATCACATCATTCTGATTACAGCTTGGGCTTTTATCACTGCCCTGCGCATGCCTCCCTCAATTCTGAAATGACCTTAGAGGTTAGAGAACAGTTTGATCTTGAACCAACACTACACACATCATCTGAaggactgttctcactttctggggatatatttattattattattagtattgcAGTATAGGGGCTCTGTTGTGGACCAGCGCAACCCCATTGTGCTCAGCGCTATACGAACATAGAACAATTGAGGTTGgtgcctctaggcactaccataatgcaaataatagaGGTTTCAGAAGGGCAGCAAACTTCTCAGAGCATTAGCAGCAAGACaagctagagcagaggtgggcaaattacagcccacgggccacatccaacccgcaggaccgtcctgcccggcccctgagctcctggccctggaggctagcccctggcccctcccctgttgtcTCCCTTTCCCCACAGCCATGCCGCCAtgcagcgcaatgctctgggcagcgggactgcagagcccagcctgacccagtgctctctGCTGCGTGGCTGCCTGTCTTGGTGCAGCCACGCTGCCAGTCACCGGTGCTCCAGaaagcgcggtaagggggcaggaagcggggggcggggagggttggacagagggcaggggagttcagggggtgggcaggggcgtGGAtgaggtcggggcagtcagagggcggggaacgggggttgaatggaggcaggggtcttgggggggcagtcaggaaggagacgaggggttggatggggtggtggggggccgtcaggggacagggagcagggggggtggatggggcaagggtcatggggggcagtcaggaaggagggggggttgaatggggtagtggggggcagttaggggcgagcGGTCCAGGGACGGTCAGGgaaaaggggtggttggatggggcagaagtcccaggggggcagttaggaagggtgggggttagatggggcgggagtcctgggggggctgtcagggggcgagaagtgggGGAGTGTAGGATAGGcggcgggggctgggccatgcctggctgtttggggaggcacagcctcccctaactggccctccatataatttcagaaacccaatgcggccctcaggccaaaaagtttgcctgcccccgAGCTAGATGCTAaattcccgccccaccccccaaatgttCCACTTATTGAACACACTCTGTATGATGGTTTGTGTTGCCCTGAGACATTAGCCAGGTGAAAGAATTACACGATGGGCTTGTCTTAGCACAGATCAGAAAAAACATCTGCCACATTTTTCAAAGTACAAATATTACTATATGATGGTACTAGTGTTTAGAGCACAGACTGATTTCCAGCTATGTTACTGATCTACTGTATGACACTGGGCAAATCTTTTCTTCTCTGTGTCTCCTGTTCCCATTTTGTAAAAAGGGGGTAACGATGCCACCCTCACAGGGTGTTGGGAGGCCAGTCAtcacttaatgtttgtaaagcattttgtgtACTGCAGATGAAGGGTGTTATAGAAGTGCCAATACTATACCAAGCGACAACCTGCAGCTGCAAACTTGCTTTGCATCACTCTATTTGATTGATGCAGTTTCCAGGGCACCTTCCCAAGCAAACAGTCCCAAGGATGCCAATTGCTAGCATCCAAAATGATATTAATAGATCTCAGCTATATAGCCCAGAAACTAAGGAGAATGTTTAGCCTTTATGCTAAAGAGAAAGGAAGCACTTCCCAAAGGAGCTGTGGCATGGGCAAGGGCATGAATAGATTGACAGCTTCAGATGACAAGCGTGTGGGTAACAACACATCAAAGTCTGAGCTTGGGAGCAAGACAAGAGACTGAGCTGGAGCCACTGATGTATTtggctttgtcataaatataaggggaaggctaaccacctttaaatcccttctggccagaggaaaaaccctttcacctgtaaaggttaagaagctaaggtaacctcgctgccacctgaccaaaatgaccaatgaggagacaagatactttcaaagctgggggggataaagggttctctctgtctgtgtgtgttgcctttgctgggaccagagcaggaatgcaggtcagaactcctgtaaagggctaataagcaatctagttagatatgtgttagattctgttttgtttaaatggcttataaaataagctgtgcaggatggaatgtatattccagtttttgtgtctttttgtaacttaaggttttgcctagagggattctctatgttttgaatcttattaccctgtaaggtatttaccatcctgattttacagaggtgattcttttactttttcttcaattaaaattcttcttttaagaacctgattgctttttccttgttcttaagatccaagggtttgggtctgtgttcacctatgcaaattggtgaggatttttattaagccttccccaggaaagggggtgtagggtttgggaggattttgggggaaagacgtttccaagcgggctctttcccggttatgtatttgttagacgcttggtggtggcagcaataaagtccaggggcaaaaggtaaaatagtttgtaccttggggaagttttaacctaagctggtaaaaataagcttagggggtttttcatgcaggtcctcacatctgtaccctagagttcagagtggggaaggaatcttgacaggctTAATATTGTACAATGAGAGAATCTGAAAGAAATGTCTTGAGATCAGCCAGGGAAGGGCTTCTTGTGAAAGGAGACAAGCTTTAGATGCCTTGGCTCTTGAGATGGGGCCCATGCTGCACAGGACTGATGTGATCAACCTATACTGTGCTTCAGAGCAACCATTGCATTCAGAAATTACAAGGGATAAATATCCACCAAGAAGGGAAGGGAGTGTAATGATTGCTTATTCCAGGCCAGGACTTAGGGAGACCCTGTGTGGTGACACAAGGCAGCACAGGCTGTGTCAGTCTGGGAGCAAGAGAATCAGGGAATCACAGGGTCCGCCTGCATCCAGCAGCCTCAGTAAAAAATCCTTCTATTCTATCTTTACAATTGAGTCACCACTCTTCCCTACCACCAGGGACACTACGGGGCAGTTGCCATAGCTGTGTGCACTTGAAGATTATAATATCAGTAAAAACAAAGCTAAGCACTTACTCAAGCTGTGTTCTTGTGAGGAACAGCAGTGTGAATAGAGCAGTCAAAGAGGTCAGAGACTAGTAGGAGAAATCCTTCCACAGTGGTCACCTCCCTGCACCCGCGTCTCTTTCTAGCTATTGGTTCTTTATAGCAGCTAGGCTGCAAGAAGGCCACTCATGGCAGAAGACAGAAATATGTGGCTGGATAGTGGAATCACAACCAATACCACTGGCTTAATGGCCCTAAGAGATGAGAGCATATACAGTAGATCATTAGTTGTCAATTTGTTGCTGATCCTTGGGTTAGGAGGAAAGGCAACGTTATACATATGGTAACCTGGTGAGCTTCTGCTGACACAATCTAATTTACCAATACAAATCTCACCAAGGGAACAATAACTCCCCCTGCATGAAGTATCAACACAACAGACTCTATGCAAGCTAGATTATGCTGGCATCATCAAAACTGATTCTAAAATTACTTAATTTTAGGCACAGTCACGTGAGTTTATatataacaaacaacaacaagGTACCAGCAGCAAAGAGGCTGTGTGAAGTGAATGTTATCACTGCTAGGAGTGAAAGAACAACCTAAGCGTTGAAACCGACAGGCAGGtcttaggaccagatcctcagctgatatagaTGGGCATAGCGCTAGTGACTTCCgtggagctaggctgatttacaccagcagaggatctggcccctgatCTGGTTTAATGGCTTATTCTATCCACCCTGTCTAGGTTTTCATACTACACTGCtctgtaatatctgagtgcttgGATTGTGGTCTTTTAGTTACTCAAACTGAACTGATTGTAGAGGGCAACCCCTCGATGGAGACAACAGGGGAACACTTGTTCCTCTGTACATTATTTACTAGCTCACTTACTTAGTCTCATCAGTAGATTTGTGGGGAGCAATTTCTCTCTTGTTCTTATACACCCCAGTGGGCACATTCCTGACCTCTCATCAAGAAGACAGTACAAACACACCCGCTATTAGCAATATGTTTTCCACAGTGAGAGAAACCAGCAACAAAAGGAAGACTAACTTCTTAAAGCATATGCACGgaggcagtcagaggtgtgagtgcagcacatgtagacagaCCCAGAtgagctttaatctagctagcactcATGCTAGCCACAGTAACACCAGCTTCAGTGCAGGTTGTACAAGCCCACGCAGGACCCTGGGTACTTACTTGTGCAGCCAGTGCATACTTAGGTTCATATGGCCACAACTTCACTACTATTGGTACTCATGTTAGCTAGGGGCTCATCTACACAAACATTTTGTTCGTGGCAAGCTGGGCTGTGAATCTACCTCATGCTAGCCTGCCATAGACAAACTGACTGTGTGGATCCTGCTGACATGCATTAATAGTTCATTAATATGCTTTGATCTAATCCCAGCTCATCAGTAGGGTCCCTCTGTACAGTTAGCCCATGGGAGGCTTGTGTGGGATAGTGTCGCACCCTATCTTGCTGCAAATGaaatgtgtgtgtagataaaccgtagattaaagctagtttggGTACGTTTACACGTGCTGGAATTACACCTCCCatcacagtgtagacagaccctaagacTCCCATGTGTCTCCTGTATTCCTAAAGGCTAGAGATGCCTGAGAACTCTTAATGAGGATACACTGCTGTGATTCATGTTCAAGTGTGTGCTTGTGTTTGAATTGGAGAGCCACTGAGGTGTGTGCTGCTTCTTTGGCTCTCCATCTCCCCAGAACCTGTAGCTGTGCTTTTGAGGAAACCTTAAGCATTTAAGGGAATCCAAGTGGGAGCTTTGTGATTCAGTGAATGAAGCCAGCCAAACTTGGCCCGCTCCCATTTGTTTTGCACTGGGCAGTGTATGTGCTCTGCACTCCAGAGCCAGAGCACCTGACCTGCTGAAGTGTGTGGGGTCAGGCTGCACTCTAGTGGCTACAGCTTGCAGGGGATAGAAACCCTGATATGGCAACAGCCAATGGAGATTCTTCTTTAGCTGAAGTGTTTGGGACTTGTGGGACAGAAGATCCTGAGCTTTCTCCCCGTTGATGGCTGAGAGCGTCTATCCATGTGGCCTCTCGCTATGGAACTATCTCGTTAGGCTTCTGCCTGCAACATCCTCCTGGGTTTACTATTAAATCAAGCCTTCGTCCTTCCACCCCCGCTGTCAGCAGCACAAGATCTTGAGGAAAGCTTTGCGGAACTCAGTGTTAAAGGTCGTGTAGATGATGGGGTTGAGAGCGCTGTTTACATAACCAAGCCATGTGGTGGCACTGTAGAGCTCTGGGGTTATGTGACAAGCCTGGCAGTGAGTGTTCAGGATGTGGGTCATGAAAAACGGCAGCCAGCAGACTATGAATGTCCCTAGGGTTTAAAGGAGAGACGAGAGAACATACTGACTTTGGATTAACGCTGTTGCTCAGGGCTAAACTCTGCCCCACTTATACCCATGCCAGACTGGGTTCTTCTGCCAGAAGTGTgactgggcaagtcacctcacctcaccatgcctcagtttccccttttgtaaaGTGAGGTTCATATCACCCACCACAGTCATGTTTCCTGCATGCACATGTTCACCAACTCAGGCTCGTTCCTGCTCTTTAAGACACATGTAACTCAATAAACTACAGAAACCGATAGAGAGGTGTGATCTTATTTACAGAGAGAGGGGCATCATCCTAATCTCCACTACTGGGAGAttgacactgctgcaatcgaggcagcagggattgatttagcatgtctagtgaagacccactaaatcagtAGAGTGCTCTGTGATCAacaaggttgccaaccctcctggtttcgccaggagtctcccagaatcaggttTGATCTTCCATAGGCTACtgcagccaaactgggagattttaggcactAAAACTCCAGCGGGGCTAaggaggctccctgcctgccttggctccgCACCGTTCCTGGAAGCGGTCGGCAtctccctgcggcccctgggggtcTCCgtatgctgcccctgcccaagcgCTGgttccacagctcctattggccgggaaccatggccagtgggagctgcgggggcggtgcctgcaggtgggggcagcgcacagagaccctcttgctgcccccccccccacctaatAGCCGCTGCCAGAGCGATGTGCCGGTCGCTTTTGGAAACCGTCTGAGATAAGCgccacctggccagagcctgcaccctggttcccctcccccagccctgagccccctcccacactcaaactccctcctagagcctgcacccctcaccctccccactctcccgcacctcctcctgcacccaaactccctcccagtgcctgcaccccctcctgcacccaaccccctgccccagcctggtgaaagtgagtgagggtgggggagaacaaattacagagggaggggaggatggagtgagcgggggtcAGGGCCTGGAAGAAGGGGCATGGCTGTGGCctcaggaaaggggtggggcaggggtggggaaagggtgtttgggtttgtgtgattagactgttggcaaccctacccagtactccagctctctgagaagagtaagggaagtcaactggagagtgtctcccgtcaaCTCAGCACAGTGTAGACGctgcagtaagttgacctaagctacgtcgactccagctatgttattcacgtagctggagtagcgtaacttaggtcaacttaccccagagggaagacaagccctaagggaaTTTTCTTATTGACCTAcacctggggtggtggtggtcaaaAATAAGTGATAGCTCAAAAGATTCACAGTACAGAGGGGCACCCAAAAGTTGAGATGATTATCAGAACTTTTAAGTCTCTCTTCCTTGTCCCTTAACATTTCCTTCTGTGGAAGAAGAGATCTTTCTGAATTCAGTAGAGCTGCaatgattcacaccagctggggctcTTAGTTACAAAAGTCCCTTATATCACTTTATGCTAGTATTCTGAATTTCAATAGCATCTTACATgtggagatctcaaagcactttccaaacactTAGCCTCACAGTGAGATGGTTAAGCAGAATGCTTCTCACTCACCCAGAACGATAGCCAGCATTTGTGTGGCCTTCCTATCTCTCAGCTGTACTGTCCGGGGCTGCTGGTGCACTAGCTTCAAAGAGGTCAAGGTTTTGCCATTGCTGAGTTTATGCACCTCCAAGTTCTGTTCCCTGCTTCTTCTTTCCTCTTTTAGCTCATTTCCATTGGTCCCGGTCCTGGGGAAGGAAGCTTGGTGGCAGAAGCTGCAGTACGGCTGCAGGTCAGAGGGGGTCAGCAGCTTCTTTTCAGGGGAAAGCTCTTGGATTGGGGATTTTAGCTGCAGACGGGATGAGAGGGGGTCTTGGTGCCCATGGTGCAAAGTTTCCTTCTCTTTGTGCTCCTGAAATGGAGGAATCCACAGAAATGTCAGGAAATAGGGTGAACAATGCAGTTTGCCAAAGCAAGTGTAAAGCGGGACTCAAGGGAGCTCTTGTTCCCTTTCAGCAGCAAGGAGTAGGCCTGAATCAACGCCCAGGATGCAAATTCACCCAAACTTTGGGTAGGTTCCAGATCCATTCTTGGAGCTGGAGCTGAACTTTGCACCTGACCCCTATCTCACAGTGGGATGACCTAGAACCCTGCATTTCTACTTTGCACTaaggcccagaacctcaaaggtgTTCAGGCTCCTAACTTGTATTAATATCAGTGGAAGCTAGAAGTCTAAATTCCTTTGAGGACCTGTGCTCTAGCTCTATCTTTAACTGGATGAACAAGAGCCCTGGATGTGAACCTTCCATTTCCCAGCCGCCCGACTTTGGAGTATATTTGTGCTTAATGGTATTCCCTGCCTCCCCTTATGCATATTTTCCAGTGTAGCATTATTGTGAGGAAACCTCACACATTAATTCAATATTGTGGAGCCACATATGGAGCAGAGCAAGCAGAATTCTGTAGCTGTTTGACCCTTTGTGAGGAGAGCGTTAACAGTTTGCAATCCCTGAGGCTCTGATAATTAAAAATAtccataaaaatgaaagaaaaaaaagagccaGAATGCTGTAGGGTCATTCTGTCACAGCTCTGAAGAAGCACTGATTTAGGCCTTGCCCTTCTCTGCTGTGATGGTCTTAGAGAGTGGAGATACGGATACAAGCTCCAGAACAGTATCCCCTTATTTGAGGACCGGACAAGGCTTTGGTTGGAGCCCCTATTCCAGGGGTGTTTCTGCGGAGCAACAGGAGGTATTTTTCTTCCTCCACACCTAGCACTGAATGCCTTGACTTGCAACACCCCCCCAGATTGGGGAGCAAGAGTCAAACCCGGGTTTCCTATGTACTGATGGAAAGTACTAAGCAATAAGCTCCCCAGGCTCAGTTTAagggatgggagtggaggcagAGAATGCTCTGGCATTTGGTGAGTTCAGACTGCTTTCATGTGGATCTTACTTTCTGTGTGTAACAGGCTTTGATGCTGATGCTATGGCTGCCCTGCCTGGAGAGGCTTCGTTTCCTCTGTCTCTGCTTCAGCACAAAATAAATCCGGACATAAAGCAGCAAGGTGACCATGAAGGGAAGGTAGAAGGATACCACCGAAGAATAGATGACAAAATCAGGGTTGGATATGGAACAGACACTAGGATCccctggagaaagagagagagagagaaagagagcggGAATGGTTAGACTTCTATGGACTTCAGGAACTACAAGGATGTTTTGCTGCACATCAAGGTGAACCAAAGTGTTGCTCATGAGCCAAATGTGGCCTGTGTTTAATGCAGCCGAGGACTATGTCATAGAGGTGCAACTCCAGAGATATAGGCCAGCATGCCAAGTTACATTTCggcctgcctgtctgtctgtctgtctctactCATCACAGTGGTATGTGAGTGCCTCCACTTTCTGGGTAGTCTAGGCTGAGCTGGTCAAGCACAGACCAATGCACTAGAACAGCAGCAGGTCAATGTCAGACTGGAGAGTGCCCTCAAATATAGGGCCTCCTTGTGAATTGAACCCTTTCCCCACTTTAGATGCAGGATTTGTAGTTCTCAGCAGCTGCCTCTGACAGTTAGACTTTGTAGGCCACGTTTGGCCATTGGGCCAACTTTGGGCACCCCCATTTCTAATCGTGCTCAGGCACTCCTGCTCTGGAAATTGCTGTTACCTGTGGTATTGAAGCCAAACAGGAGGGGGCAGGACACAGCAAATGCCAACATCCAGACCATCACGATCATAATGGAAACCCTCCTGCAGGAGCTCTTCCCTGTGCCATACTGATACTGAACTGGCATCACCACTGCTGTGTACCTGCGAAAGGAACCAGCTccaaagagagagggaggaggaagaaaggcgtGGAAAGGAGACAATGATCGAAACAAAAGAGAcagagagtgaaagagagagagaaagggcccAGGTTTGACAGGGAGGAGCGAAGGCAGCgtgagaatgggagacagggaatATGATAGTGAAAATAGTGGATataagagagagggagagaaccaGGAGATTGAATAATTAGAGCAAGGATTTGCAATGGTGGTAAGCAGggtgggaaagggaacaagagaaACAACAGAGAAGCAGACTGTCACTTATCATCCCTAAGGTTAATGATGAACAGCTGATATTGCCCCAGTGGTGAGGCAGAAGGCTAGAATGAAGGCTACCAGCTCTGGATGCCGTGAGATCTGGGGAAGATGACAGATATGGCTGGAAACCCAGGGCATGAGCCAACTCATTGATCCTGTCATTCaaatcagtggaaaggctcccactaacttcagtgggctttggaccaggccctctGTGAGGCTTGATTTGCACAGTTTCCTCTGAATCATGGTAAAAGGAGAATGGCAGGATGTGTTTCTCCCCCAGTCTCCCAACCCCCAGGGACTTCAGCCCCCTAAAGCTGCACCTTCTGAGGTCTGTGCCGAGTTTTGTGGCCATCCCTATCACCACCACACAcagacattgtcataaatataaagggaagggtaaacacctttaaatccctcctggccagaggaaaaatcctttcaccttaaagggttaagaagctaagataacctcgctggcacctgaccaaaatgaccaatgaggagacaagatactttcaaagctggagggggggggggaacaaagggttcgctctgtctgtgtgatgcttttgccgggaccagagcaagaatgcaggtcagaacgcctgtaaagagttagtaagcaatctagttagatatacgttagattctgttttgtttaaatggctgataaaataagccgtgctggatggaatgtatattccggtttttgtgtctttttgtaacttaaggttttgcctagagggattctctatgttttgaatctgattaccctgtaaggtatttaccatcctgattttacagaggtgattcttttactttttctttaattaaaattctcttttaagaacctgattgctttttccttgttcttaagatccaagggtttgggtctgtgttcacgtatgcaaattggtgaggatttttatcaagccttccccaggaaagggggtgtcgtgcttggggggatattttgggggggagacgtttccaagtgggcacttcccctgttctttgtgtaacacttgggtggtggcagcatgtaacctaagctggtaagaataagcttagggggtctttcatgcaggtccccacatctgtaccctagagttcagagtggggaaggaaccttgacagacattCACTGGAACTTGATTTAAACACTAATCCCTTCAGTCCCACAATGTTACCAGTCATCTGCTCCACTTCAGGGTGTGTTAAAACTATGGCAAGGCTGGAGAGCACATCAAGATAGTTTTTCTCTCTTTTAAGCTGTGTTTAGTAAAACCTCACAGGTGAGACTTTCAAAGACAAAGGGAACTTAAGCGcccactcccattgaaagt
The Eretmochelys imbricata isolate rEreImb1 chromosome 1, rEreImb1.hap1, whole genome shotgun sequence DNA segment above includes these coding regions:
- the DRD3 gene encoding D(3) dopamine receptor, encoding MALFTRVNNTTSVTHGQENSTEPGLPHSHAYYALCYCTLILAIIFGNVLVCLAVLRERTLQTTTNYLVVSLAVADLLVATLVMPWVVYLEVTGGVWNFSRVCCDIFVTMDVMMCTASILNLCAISIDRYTAVVMPVQYQYGTGKSSCRRVSIMIVMVWMLAFAVSCPLLFGFNTTGDPSVCSISNPDFVIYSSVVSFYLPFMVTLLLYVRIYFVLKQRQRKRSLSRQGSHSISIKACYTQKEHKEKETLHHGHQDPLSSRLQLKSPIQELSPEKKLLTPSDLQPYCSFCHQASFPRTGTNGNELKEERRSREQNLEVHKLSNGKTLTSLKLVHQQPRTVQLRDRKATQMLAIVLGTFIVCWLPFFMTHILNTHCQACHITPELYSATTWLGYVNSALNPIIYTTFNTEFRKAFLKILCC